Sequence from the Ectothiorhodospira sp. BSL-9 genome:
CCGCGCGCATCGACACTGGCTTCATAGAGACGCACCGGGACGCCCTGCTACCAGCCCCCCGGGAGATCAGCCCCGCCTTGCTGGCTGCGGCCACGCTGCATGAACTGTTGCGGGTGGATCGCGAGAACCTGGAGCGGGCGCGCACGTCGGCCGATCCTTACTCCCCCTGGCACGGCACCTCCGGCTGGCAGCTCAACGGCGACAGCCACCGTACTCTGCACTTTCTGGACACTGCTCAGGATCTTGATCTCAAGGTCATTGCCCACTATCGAGACGACGGCTTTCTGATCGAATGGGCCGGTCATCAACACCGTGCCCGCGGACACCTTCATGCCGACGGACGGCTGCGCATGCAACTGGACGGGGTGCACCTGGACGCCTGGGTGTTAAGGGACGGGCAGCGGCTCACGGCGGCCATGAGTTCCGAAACCCGGGAGCTGATGCTGCATGATCCCCTGGCTGCTGGCATGGATGACGAGGTCAAGGAAGGCAGTCTGGTGGCCCCCATGCCGGGCATGGTGGTGGCCGTGAATGTGGAGGTGGGCGATCACGTCTACGAGGGGGATGCCCTCATGGTGCTGGAGGCCATGAAGATGGAATACGTGGTCAGCGCCTTCAATGAGGGCGTTGTGGAAACGGTTTACTTCAACGAGGGCGACCAGGTGAGCGAAGGGTCCCCGCTTCTGGCCATCCGTCCCGGGGACGCATCATGAGCACCTACTACCTGGAAGACCTGCAACCAGGCATGCGCTTCAGTACCGGCCCACAGGAGATGAGCGAGGCGGACATCATCCGCTTTGGCGAGGAGTTCGACCCTCAGCCCCATCACGTGGATCCGGTGGCGGCCCGCAACACCTTTTTCCGCGGCCTGGTGGCCAGCGGCTGGCACACAATATCGGTGATGACAGCCATGGCCATCCGCTCGGACCTGCGCATGGCCGAAGGTCAGATCGGCATTGCGGTCGAAGGTATCCGCTTCATCAAGGCCGTGCGACCCGGCGACAGGATCGCGCTGGACATGGAGATCCGCGAGGTCAAGGCCTCCGAGTCGCGTCCAGGCTGGGGGGTGATCAAGGTCCTGTGGACCGCGATCAATCAGGCCGGCGAGCCCGTGCTCGAACTACAACCCAGCATCCTGGTGAAAGCGCGTGAACGCGTCGCCCCATCCGTAGCCAGTGCCGCTCAATGAGGAGAGCATCATGCCCCTGCCCCATGCCGTCAACATCGTCGAGGTGGGCCCTCGGGACGGACTGCAGAACGAGCCCAGCAACATTGACACGAATGTGAAGCTGGAACTCATCCACCGCCTGGTAGATGCTGGCCTGCGTCAGGTGGAGGCGACCGCGTTCGTCTCGCCACGCTGGGTACCCCAGATGGCGGACCACACCCAGGTCATGGCCGGGCTACCCAGCCGGCCGGGCGTCCGCTTTCCCGTGCTCACCCCCAATCTCAAGGGCCTCGAGAATGCCGTGGCCGCCGGTGCCCGGGAGGTGGCGGTCTTCGCGGCGGCCTCGGAATCCTTCTCGCGAAAGAACATCAATTGCAGCATTGCCGAGAGCCTGGAGCGCTTCGAGCCGGTCCTGGCCCAGGCCCGGGAGCGGGAGATCCCGGTGAGAGGTTATCTGTCCTGTACCCTGGGCTGCCCCTACGAGGGGGACATCGCTCCCGAGGCGGTGGCCCGGGTGGCCAGGCGCCTGCATGACATGGGGTGCTACCAGATCTCGCTGGGCGACACCGTGGGCACCGGCACCCCCTTGAAGGCGCGGCGCATGGTGGAAACCGTGGCGGCACAGGTGCCGTTGGCGGATCTGGCGGCGCATTTTCACGACACTTATGGGCAGGCCCTGGCCAACCTGTTCGCCGTGCTGGAGCTGGGCATCACCACGGTGGACAGTTCCGTGGGCGGTCTGGGGGGCTGCCCGTACGCATGGGGGGCCTCCGGCAACGTGGCCACCGAAGAAGTGGTCTACATGCTCCAGGGCATGGGCATCGAGACCGGCGTGGATCTGCGTGCCCTGGTGGATACGGCCCACTGGATCCACCAGCAACTGGGCCGCCCGGTGCAGTCCCGGGTGGCGCGCGCCATGGGAGGCTGAGGCGCCCCGCCTCAGTCCGTTCTCACCCAGGTTCCCATCACCACCCGAATCCGCTGCGTCTCCAGATTGCGCATCACGTTGCGTCCCATGTCCATAAATCGCTGGCCAAAGATCAGTGCGGGGGACAGGGGCGTCGGCTCCCCGGCCCCACTGTCACCGCGCCCGGCCTCGCGCCGGGTGTGCTTGCGCCGCCAATGCAACGCCGCCTCGCTGACATCTTCCACATGCAAGGGGCGCAGACCCGCCGCACCCAACAGGCCCTGGAGTGCTTCCAGCGTCAAGAGATGACTGTGGGCCGGATCATCCGCCCAGGGCACCGGGAAAATGAGGGTGGCGGTACACGGCCCCTGCACCACCTCATGGAGCCACAGCCGCCCCCCCGGCACCAGCACCCGGCGCACCTCGCTCAGGGCACGGGCTGGATCCGGTACATTCATCAGTGTGTGCTGTGACCACACCCCATCAAAGGCGAGCGGGGCAAAAGGCAGGTGCTGGGCGTCTGCGCGCAAGAAACCGGTGCAATCACGAAGCCCGGTGGCCTCGCTCAGCCAATGAGCCACCTCCAGGTAGGGAGCGGTGATATCCACACCGATCACCCGGGCATCATGCTCCGCCGCCAGCAGGCGACTGGTGCCGCCGGTGCCACACCCCAGATCGAGCACCCGCATCCCGGCTTCGAGCCCGGCCCTTGCGGCCAGGGCACGACTCGCGGCACGCCCGCCCACGTGCAACTGGTCGATCGCCGCGATCTCATCACAGGAGAGACGGTCGGGATCGAGTCCGCGCGTGATCAGCGCCCGGCGAAGGCGGTCGAGCAGATCCGGCTCGGCGTACCGGCGTGCCAGGGTGTGCATGTGAGAGGACATGGGCGACTCCTCGCAGGCATCGGGAACTGGTCCCCACCTTCCCGATAGGGACCAGGTCAGCGCCTCAGAAACGGGTTCTGAGATTCAGGCTCACCGCATCCACGCTGTCACGCCCATCGATCAGGTCCGCGGTATCGGCATAGCCGTAGGTGGCCCACAGGCTGGTGGATGGCGTCACGTCGTGGTGCAACTGGATGTCACCGAAAACCACA
This genomic interval carries:
- a CDS encoding MaoC family dehydratase, encoding MSTYYLEDLQPGMRFSTGPQEMSEADIIRFGEEFDPQPHHVDPVAARNTFFRGLVASGWHTISVMTAMAIRSDLRMAEGQIGIAVEGIRFIKAVRPGDRIALDMEIREVKASESRPGWGVIKVLWTAINQAGEPVLELQPSILVKARERVAPSVASAAQ
- a CDS encoding hydroxymethylglutaryl-CoA lyase, with translation MPLPHAVNIVEVGPRDGLQNEPSNIDTNVKLELIHRLVDAGLRQVEATAFVSPRWVPQMADHTQVMAGLPSRPGVRFPVLTPNLKGLENAVAAGAREVAVFAAASESFSRKNINCSIAESLERFEPVLAQAREREIPVRGYLSCTLGCPYEGDIAPEAVARVARRLHDMGCYQISLGDTVGTGTPLKARRMVETVAAQVPLADLAAHFHDTYGQALANLFAVLELGITTVDSSVGGLGGCPYAWGASGNVATEEVVYMLQGMGIETGVDLRALVDTAHWIHQQLGRPVQSRVARAMGG
- a CDS encoding class I SAM-dependent methyltransferase yields the protein MSSHMHTLARRYAEPDLLDRLRRALITRGLDPDRLSCDEIAAIDQLHVGGRAASRALAARAGLEAGMRVLDLGCGTGGTSRLLAAEHDARVIGVDITAPYLEVAHWLSEATGLRDCTGFLRADAQHLPFAPLAFDGVWSQHTLMNVPDPARALSEVRRVLVPGGRLWLHEVVQGPCTATLIFPVPWADDPAHSHLLTLEALQGLLGAAGLRPLHVEDVSEAALHWRRKHTRREAGRGDSGAGEPTPLSPALIFGQRFMDMGRNVMRNLETQRIRVVMGTWVRTD